The genomic DNA GGGACGCTGCCGCATAAAGGCGATACCGTTGTCGAAAACGATGTCTGGATTGGATACGAAGCGACGATCATGCCGGGCGTGAAGATCGGCAACGGCGCGATCATCGCCGCGAAATCGGTGGTCACTTCCGATGTCCCCGCTTACACGATCGTCGGCGGCAACCCCGCTCGCGAGATCCGCCGCCGGTTTGCCGAACCCGACGCGGATCGGCTGGAAACCATCGCATGGTGGGACTGGCCGGCCCCGAAGATCACTCAGCACTTGGCCAGCATTGCGGGAGCCGACATCGATGAACTCGAGCGAGCGATAACAGCGGGCGAGTGATTCCGGCGGAGCGTTCTATGAACTTCCGACCGTGACGTGAAGACCACAATCGATCTACAGCGATGCAGCTTGCCCGGTGATTTGGTTCCAGAAGCGATCGGCGACGCCAAACGACATCGTCATCCCAGCTCCGCCCGGAGCAACGCAGACATGAACGCGATCCCGCGCTTCGATCTCCAACATCTCGCGATCGGGATGTTTTGCGTAGATGCCGTGCCAGCGAGCCTCGATTTTCCAGTCGGGCAAGTCAAATTGCCGCTGCAGTTCACGAAGGATCAATGCGTCGATCTCCGATCGGTCGAAGGGGCTGATGTCGTCGTCGTACTCGTGTGAATCGCCCAGCACGACTTGTCCGAGTTCGTTTTGCGAAGCCATCACGTGGATGCCAAAACGATCCAGTTCAGGCGTTTCCTCTCGGACGCGTTGCTGAACTGCCGCCAACGACGAGCAATCGGCAAACGAACTGTAGTGTCGCAGCGTTAGCCCGCTGGCCAAGTGAGGCCCGATCCGCCACGCATCGGCTTGCGCAGCGGTCCGCATCATGTGTAACTTGCAAATCTTCAGCGGCGATTGGGCGAACGCTTCGGGCAACAAAGTCTGGAAATCGATTCCGCTGCAGACAACAACGCGATCCGCTTGCCATTGCCTTGCATCGCTGGAATGGAGCGTTCCATCGGCCAGTTCGCAGACCGTTGTGGCGAATTCGCAATCGACGCCGTAGCGGCTCGATAGCCACGACGGGATCGCGGCGATCGCGCGTGGCGGATTGACGCACAGTTCGGTGTCGCTCCACATCGATCCCAACAATCCATCGGGCTTCGCGGCTGGCGTGCGACGGAGCGTTTCGGCTGCGGTAAGCATCTGGACGTTGATCTCACCGTTTTGATTTTGAGCGGTAAACTCCTCTAGCACCGCCAATTCATCGGGGCGATGCGCCAGATGCAACGACCCACAGGCGTTTGCCCAAACTCCCGATTGCTTGGCAAGCTTCAACCACAGCTCTCGCGATCGCATTGCCACCCGATGTAGTTCTCCCGCAGGCTGTCCGATCGGCCAAACCATTCCAAAATTGCGGATCGAAGCGCCGTTGGCCACCGCTGATCGTTCGACCAACAGAACCTTCTTGCCGCGGGCTGCCGCCATCCAAGCGTGAGCCAGGCCAACAATTCCGGCACCAACGACAGCGACGTCGTACTTTATTGTCATCGGTTTTCTACCTTCGATATTCTTCTGCTGCACAGCGAAGTGACGTCGAAACAATGCATCCCGTTGCCGCCGATGCCGCTGGTGCGGGCGGGCGAGAGGGAACTCTTCCCGCATCCAGGCAGCGGTGGCTTGGAAGCTAGTAAACAACGAATCGGCTCGCACCACGAGCCCACCAATTATGAGGATTTGATGAAACTGCTTTGAATGCTGTGGCGACACGTGTTATCTAATAGCTGTCGCACGCACGCCAACTCCAATCACACCGACGGAATCCATGGACACACGCTCCCGCAATACATCCGTTTGGCAAACCGCGGCGACTTGGTCACCGATGCTCTGGGGGAGCATGGCCGCCTTCGGAACCTACTTCTGCATGTATGCCTTTCGCAAACCGTTTACGGTGATCGATTACGATGACATGACGGCATGGGGCTGGGGCTACAAAACGGTTGCCGTGGCGGCGCAAGTCTTCGGATACATGGTGTCGAAGTTCCTGGGGATCAAGATCCTTTCGGAACTGCCGGCCCATCGCCGCGCGGTCAGCATCATCGGTTTGATCCTGTTCGCCGAAGTCGCTTTGATCGGATTCGGCCTGGTTCCCGCTCCGTATAACATAATCTGCCTGGTGCTCAACGGTCTGCCGTTGGGGATGGTCTTCGGCTTGGTCCTTGGATTTCTGGAAGGTCGCAAGCAAACCGAAGCCTTGGCGGCGATCCTTTGCACCAGTTTTATCCTTTCCGACGGCGTCACCAAATCGGTTGGCAAAGGCTTGTTAGAGATGGGCGTTCCGGGCTTCTGGATGCCCGCCACCGCTGGAGCGCTGTTCCTGCTCCCGATGCTCTTTTTTGTCTGGATGCTGCGACAGGTTCCGCCACCGAGCGACGCCGATATCGCTGCCCGCAGCAAACGCGTGCCGCTCACTTCGCAAGAGCGTCGCGACTTCTTCTCGCGTTACGCCTGGGGCCTGACACCGCTGTTAGTGATGTATTTGTTAGTCACCATCGTGCGCAGCGTCCGCTCCGACTTTGCCCCGCAAATTTGGGAGAGCCTAGGCGTGACGACGACTCCCGAGTTGTTCAGTTACTCCGAACTGTGGGTCGGTCTTGGCGTGACGCTAGCCAACGGAGCGGCGATGCTGGTTGGCGACAACTACCGCGGATTCAAGCTCGCCCTGGCAACCTGTTCGATTGGGTTTGCGATCTTGCTGATGTCGACTTATGGCCAACACGTCGGATTGATCTCGCCGTTCCTGTTTATGGTCTTGATCGGCGTCGGACTCTACCTCCCCTACGTCGCCACGCACACTACGATCTTTGAGCGATTGATTGCGATGACGCGCGATCGCGGCAATCTCGTCCACCTGATGTACCTTGCTGATTCGATCGGCTACCTCGGCTACGTCGGCGTGATGCTGGTCAAAAACGTGTTCCAGCCAGGCGGCGATTTCATGTCCTTCTTTCGCCCCGCCTGCTACGTCGTCGGCCTCGTCTCACTGCTCTGCATGATCGGGTGCCAGTTCTTTTTCTCGCTCCGCGCCAGCCGCCAAGCTCCCGCTCCCTCGCCGATCCCAATCGAACAACCAGCGACTTAGTGCAAAGGCATCCTCTTGCCGACCGGCAGTTTCTAACAGCCTCCGCCCAGAATGATTGTGACGACCACGGGCTTGGGGATCAGCTGGGTGGCGCGGACGATTGAGTCTTCACTGTGGCGATTTCAGCCCGGAGGGCGACATATCTAATGTCGGTGGTGTAAACCGCCGGTGGAATGAATGTGGCAATCTGTTCAGCCCGGCGGGCGACACCACTATAGAATATTGTGTGTCGGCATACATATTAGATGTGTTGGACGCCAGGGTGACCGATTCGGCACGCGGTGGCTCGCAAAACCGGAGCTCGGGAAATACTCCTCGCTCGATTGCCTTGAGCTCTGTAGTCCCGATAATCGGTGATATCGAGAAGTGAATATTGCCATCCAGTGGTTGTCGTCGCGTTCCAGTTGATCGTAGTGACCGCTGCGGATGCAATCGCCTTGGGGCGAGGCTTCCCGGTATTTGAACCGCCCTGTGAAGCAGAGAGACCATGCGCCGACAAACTATCGAATTCGCGATCGCGCTGGGGCTGGCTGTTGTCGTTGGCTGTGGTGCCAAAAAGCAGGATCGAAGCTTGGAGAAGATGTATCTGGAAACGATCATGCCCGACGATCTTGTGGCGATCGCTAACGTCGACGTCGCCACAGCGGAGAGTATCGCAATCGTCGACGATCCTCGCGGGCGATGTCTGGGCCTGCGAATCGCGCCGGACCAGCCCAAGCTGCATGGGGGCGTCCGCGCGGAGGTCAGCGTCGATTTTCCGTTCACTGAAAACGATCGCGTCCGCTATGCCTGGAGATTCA from Rosistilla oblonga includes the following:
- a CDS encoding TIGR03364 family FAD-dependent oxidoreductase, producing the protein MTIKYDVAVVGAGIVGLAHAWMAAARGKKVLLVERSAVANGASIRNFGMVWPIGQPAGELHRVAMRSRELWLKLAKQSGVWANACGSLHLAHRPDELAVLEEFTAQNQNGEINVQMLTAAETLRRTPAAKPDGLLGSMWSDTELCVNPPRAIAAIPSWLSSRYGVDCEFATTVCELADGTLHSSDARQWQADRVVVCSGIDFQTLLPEAFAQSPLKICKLHMMRTAAQADAWRIGPHLASGLTLRHYSSFADCSSLAAVQQRVREETPELDRFGIHVMASQNELGQVVLGDSHEYDDDISPFDRSEIDALILRELQRQFDLPDWKIEARWHGIYAKHPDREMLEIEARDRVHVCVAPGGAGMTMSFGVADRFWNQITGQAASL
- a CDS encoding DUF5690 family protein, which produces MDTRSRNTSVWQTAATWSPMLWGSMAAFGTYFCMYAFRKPFTVIDYDDMTAWGWGYKTVAVAAQVFGYMVSKFLGIKILSELPAHRRAVSIIGLILFAEVALIGFGLVPAPYNIICLVLNGLPLGMVFGLVLGFLEGRKQTEALAAILCTSFILSDGVTKSVGKGLLEMGVPGFWMPATAGALFLLPMLFFVWMLRQVPPPSDADIAARSKRVPLTSQERRDFFSRYAWGLTPLLVMYLLVTIVRSVRSDFAPQIWESLGVTTTPELFSYSELWVGLGVTLANGAAMLVGDNYRGFKLALATCSIGFAILLMSTYGQHVGLISPFLFMVLIGVGLYLPYVATHTTIFERLIAMTRDRGNLVHLMYLADSIGYLGYVGVMLVKNVFQPGGDFMSFFRPACYVVGLVSLLCMIGCQFFFSLRASRQAPAPSPIPIEQPAT